In the genome of Bradyrhizobium sp. CIAT3101, one region contains:
- a CDS encoding ABC transporter ATP-binding protein, which translates to MLDPTPNGLHSGESPLLQTVGLTKRYGDFLANDSIDIDIWPKEIHALLGENGAGKSTLVKAIYGLIQPSAGEIRWQGDRIVLSGPSEARSRGIGMVFQHFSLFDNLTVAENVALGLDGKESFKDMSARLEQVSRTYGLPLDPRREVWQLSVGERQRIEIVRALMQDPKFLILDEPTAVLTPQEADQLFIVLERLKAEGRAILYISHKLEEVKRLCDTATILRGGKKIQTCNPRLETAASLARMMVGGEIKEVKAPAGRQTTIPRLVVNDLSLAPDEAHGVRLEHISFELKGGEILGIAGVAGNGQDELFAALSGERLSKDPGTVVIEGIAAGHLSITKRRKLGAAFVPEERLGHGTAPRMKLSENALLTGHAASGMVNHGFIDTAATLKTVDKATETFDVRKAKRDPEAASLSGGNLQKFIVGREILRNPAVLVVSQPTWGVDAGAAAVIRQALLDLASAGAAVLVTSQDLDELAEIADRIAVMFHGRLSEPLATRDATREKLGLLMGGSSLEPKEAAHAVGA; encoded by the coding sequence ATGTTAGATCCGACGCCTAACGGCCTGCATTCCGGCGAGTCCCCGTTGCTTCAAACGGTGGGGCTCACCAAACGCTATGGGGATTTCCTCGCCAACGATTCCATCGACATCGACATCTGGCCGAAGGAAATCCACGCGCTGCTCGGCGAGAACGGTGCCGGCAAGTCGACACTGGTGAAGGCGATCTATGGGCTGATCCAGCCCTCTGCCGGTGAGATCCGATGGCAGGGCGATCGAATCGTGCTGTCCGGCCCGTCGGAAGCGCGCAGCCGCGGCATCGGTATGGTGTTCCAGCACTTTTCGCTGTTCGACAATCTCACCGTCGCCGAGAACGTCGCGCTTGGCCTCGACGGCAAGGAATCCTTCAAGGACATGTCGGCGCGGCTGGAACAGGTGTCGAGGACCTATGGCCTGCCGCTCGATCCCAGGCGCGAGGTCTGGCAGCTCTCCGTCGGTGAACGCCAGCGCATCGAGATCGTTCGCGCGCTGATGCAGGACCCGAAATTCCTGATCCTGGACGAGCCGACCGCGGTGTTGACCCCGCAGGAGGCCGACCAGCTCTTCATCGTGCTGGAGCGGCTCAAGGCCGAAGGCCGCGCCATCCTCTACATCAGCCACAAGCTCGAGGAGGTGAAGCGGCTCTGCGATACGGCCACGATCCTGCGCGGCGGCAAGAAGATCCAGACCTGCAATCCCCGGCTCGAGACCGCAGCATCGCTCGCACGCATGATGGTCGGCGGCGAGATCAAGGAGGTGAAGGCGCCCGCAGGCCGGCAGACGACGATACCGCGGCTGGTCGTCAACGACCTCTCGCTTGCGCCGGACGAGGCACATGGTGTGCGGCTCGAGCATATCTCTTTCGAACTGAAGGGCGGCGAAATCCTCGGCATCGCCGGCGTTGCCGGAAACGGCCAGGACGAGTTGTTCGCAGCACTGTCCGGCGAGCGGCTGTCGAAGGATCCCGGCACGGTGGTGATCGAAGGCATCGCCGCCGGCCACCTCTCGATCACCAAGCGGCGCAAGCTCGGCGCCGCTTTCGTGCCCGAAGAGCGGCTCGGCCACGGCACCGCGCCGCGCATGAAGCTGTCGGAGAATGCGCTCCTGACAGGACACGCCGCCAGCGGCATGGTCAATCACGGCTTCATCGACACCGCGGCCACACTGAAGACCGTCGACAAGGCGACCGAAACCTTCGACGTGCGCAAGGCCAAGCGCGATCCGGAAGCGGCATCCCTCTCCGGCGGAAACCTGCAAAAATTTATCGTCGGCCGCGAGATCCTGCGCAACCCGGCGGTGCTGGTCGTGAGCCAGCCGACCTGGGGCGTCGACGCGGGTGCTGCCGCCGTCATCCGCCAGGCGTTGCTGGATCTCGCGAGCGCAGGCGCCGCGGTGCTGGTGACCAGCCAGGATCTCGACGAACTCGCCGAGATCGCCGACCGCATCGCCGTCATGTTCCACGGCCGACTGTCGGAACCGCTCGCCACGCGCGACGCGACGCGCGAAAAGCTCGGCCTGTTGATGGGCGGCAGCAGCCTGGAGCCGAAGGAGGCCGCGCATGCAGTTGGTGCTTGA
- a CDS encoding nucleoside deaminase — protein MNGERDEHFLRLSFAVARRSLTHGNHPFGCIVVDADGKVLIETENGYMPDHDGTAHAERLAATQACRTLGREVLGTATLYSSAEPCAMCAGAIYWAGIGRVVYGLSEHRLRGVTGNHPENPTLDLPCREVFASGQRPTEVVGPLLEDEAEALHDGVWTK, from the coding sequence ATGAACGGCGAGCGCGACGAGCACTTTTTGCGTCTGTCGTTCGCGGTCGCCCGCCGATCCCTTACCCATGGCAACCATCCCTTCGGCTGCATTGTCGTCGATGCCGACGGCAAGGTGCTGATCGAGACCGAGAACGGCTACATGCCGGACCACGACGGCACCGCGCATGCAGAGCGCCTCGCCGCCACGCAAGCATGCCGCACGCTTGGCCGCGAGGTGCTGGGGACGGCCACGCTCTATTCCTCCGCCGAACCCTGTGCGATGTGCGCCGGCGCGATCTACTGGGCCGGGATCGGCCGCGTGGTCTACGGGCTCAGCGAGCACCGCCTGCGCGGCGTCACCGGCAATCATCCGGAGAACCCGACGCTCGACCTGCCCTGTCGCGAGGTGTTCGCGAGCGGCCAGCGGCCGACCGAGGTCGTGGGACCGCTACTCGAAGACGAAGCCGAAGCCCTGCACGACGGCGTGTGGACGAAGTAG
- a CDS encoding ABC transporter ATP-binding protein, which translates to MIIGEPPPLVGAFGVDAIAMTMRFGDFLALDNVELKVRPGSFHALLGENGAGKSTLVKCIMGYYHATEGDILVGGREQAIANPKDAHALGLGMVYQHFTLVPAMTVAENLVLARDDVPAVVNWAKEMKELETFLARMPFRVPLSAKVSDISAGERQKCEILKQLYLKRRFLILDEPTSVLTPAEADEVLGMLRDMVVKGELTILMITHKFREVMAFADEVTILRRGKLAGAGKVSELTPDTMARTMIGAEELTVQPPRTGEAGKPRLELEKLRALDDAGATAVHDVTLTVRAGEIVGIAGVSGNGQRQLVEVLAGQREAEGGEIRVAGDPYHASREEMRRHKMSLLPEEPLKNACVGGMSVADNIAFREFDRAPFASGGWWLNRGAFRDDAKKKIGQYKIKTRTPDTPISALSGGNVQRAVLARELGSAVEVLIAANPCFGLDFAAVAQIHAEIMAARNRGAAVLLVSEDLDELLELSDRLVVMFHGEFVYEARTSEADLTEVGRHMAGH; encoded by the coding sequence GTGATCATCGGCGAGCCGCCTCCGCTTGTCGGCGCCTTCGGCGTCGACGCCATCGCTATGACCATGCGCTTCGGCGATTTCCTGGCACTGGACAATGTCGAATTGAAAGTGCGGCCCGGATCGTTCCACGCGCTGCTCGGCGAGAACGGCGCCGGCAAATCGACGCTCGTCAAATGCATCATGGGCTATTACCACGCGACCGAAGGCGACATCCTCGTCGGCGGCCGCGAGCAGGCGATCGCCAATCCGAAGGATGCTCACGCGCTCGGCCTCGGCATGGTCTATCAGCATTTTACGCTGGTCCCGGCCATGACGGTCGCCGAAAACCTCGTGCTGGCGCGCGACGACGTGCCGGCGGTGGTGAACTGGGCGAAGGAGATGAAGGAACTCGAAACGTTCCTCGCGCGCATGCCCTTCAGGGTGCCGCTCTCTGCAAAAGTCTCCGACATCTCGGCCGGCGAGCGGCAGAAATGCGAGATCCTGAAGCAGCTCTATCTGAAGCGTCGCTTCCTGATCCTGGATGAGCCGACCTCGGTGCTGACGCCGGCGGAAGCCGACGAGGTGCTCGGCATGCTCCGCGACATGGTCGTCAAGGGCGAGCTGACCATTTTGATGATCACGCACAAATTCCGCGAGGTCATGGCCTTCGCCGACGAGGTCACGATCCTGCGCCGCGGCAAGCTTGCTGGCGCCGGCAAGGTTTCCGAGCTGACACCGGATACGATGGCGCGCACCATGATCGGCGCCGAGGAGCTGACCGTGCAACCACCGCGAACCGGCGAAGCCGGCAAGCCGCGCCTGGAGCTCGAAAAGCTTCGCGCGCTCGACGATGCCGGCGCCACGGCGGTGCACGACGTCACCCTCACGGTGCGCGCCGGCGAAATCGTCGGCATCGCCGGCGTCTCCGGCAATGGCCAGCGCCAGCTGGTCGAAGTCCTGGCCGGCCAGCGCGAAGCGGAGGGCGGCGAAATCCGCGTCGCAGGCGATCCCTATCATGCCAGCCGCGAGGAGATGCGGCGCCACAAGATGTCGCTTCTGCCCGAGGAGCCGCTGAAGAACGCCTGCGTCGGCGGTATGAGCGTCGCCGACAACATCGCCTTCCGCGAGTTCGACCGGGCGCCCTTCGCGAGCGGCGGCTGGTGGCTCAATCGCGGCGCCTTCCGCGACGACGCGAAGAAGAAGATCGGCCAGTACAAGATCAAGACCCGCACCCCGGATACCCCGATCTCGGCGCTCTCGGGCGGCAACGTGCAGCGCGCCGTGCTCGCCCGCGAACTCGGCAGCGCGGTAGAGGTGCTGATCGCGGCCAATCCCTGCTTCGGCCTCGACTTCGCGGCCGTGGCGCAGATCCACGCCGAGATCATGGCCGCGCGCAACCGCGGCGCCGCGGTGCTGCTGGTCAGCGAGGATCTCGACGAATTGCTCGAATTGTCCGACCGGCTGGTGGTGATGTTCCACGGCGAATTCGTGTATGAAGCACGGACCAGCGAAGCCGATCTCACCGAGGTCGGCCGGCACATGGCGGGGCATTGA